In the Ilumatobacteraceae bacterium genome, one interval contains:
- a CDS encoding aromatic ring-hydroxylating dioxygenase subunit alpha codes for MTDLTDALLKSLDDSIENVSTASTMPPVLYTSDEVLAFEKEALFMRDWLCVGRAERIPEVGDWFTVTIMDEPLIIVRDKEAQVRAMSAVCQHRAMQVCEGSGNNSTFKCPYHHWNYALDGRLLGAPAMERTEDFDKSEWGLPQLRVEEWMGFVFVNFDPDATSLAPTLDRYSPYLQNYDLENAVCTGTFTLENMPWNWKVMFENFNDGYHANRLHQYVQDFCPSNMSEFPEPWDDDSNVIFRTSGYTHIDGGFNATHRVIMDVFPNLTEEERSRSTFALVPPTLCFGTAPDQCFFFLVRPTGPQTIDLEIGYIFHPSALDDPLFEEKIALSDAGVQVFVRQDQDATTKVQNGLNSRFAPRGRYSWQEESHVQFNRWLVQRYRSAWPGATSSSQLSDAEMASS; via the coding sequence ATGACCGATCTCACCGATGCCCTGTTGAAGTCGCTCGACGACTCGATCGAGAACGTGTCGACGGCGTCCACGATGCCGCCCGTGCTCTACACCTCCGACGAGGTGCTCGCGTTCGAGAAGGAAGCGTTGTTCATGCGCGACTGGCTCTGTGTCGGTCGCGCCGAGCGCATCCCCGAGGTCGGTGACTGGTTCACCGTCACGATCATGGACGAGCCGCTGATCATCGTCCGCGACAAGGAGGCACAGGTCCGCGCGATGTCCGCGGTGTGCCAGCACCGGGCGATGCAGGTGTGCGAAGGCTCCGGCAACAACTCGACGTTCAAGTGCCCGTACCACCACTGGAACTATGCGCTCGACGGGCGACTGCTCGGCGCTCCCGCGATGGAGCGCACCGAAGACTTCGACAAGTCGGAGTGGGGTCTTCCGCAGCTGCGGGTCGAGGAGTGGATGGGCTTCGTGTTCGTCAACTTCGACCCCGACGCCACGTCGCTGGCCCCGACCCTCGATCGGTACTCGCCGTACCTGCAGAACTACGACCTCGAGAACGCCGTCTGCACCGGCACGTTCACGCTCGAGAACATGCCGTGGAACTGGAAGGTGATGTTCGAGAACTTCAACGACGGGTACCACGCCAACCGGCTGCACCAGTACGTGCAGGACTTCTGTCCGTCGAACATGTCGGAGTTCCCCGAGCCGTGGGACGACGATTCGAACGTGATCTTCCGCACCTCCGGTTACACCCACATCGACGGTGGTTTCAACGCCACGCACCGGGTGATCATGGACGTGTTCCCGAACCTCACCGAGGAGGAACGCTCGCGGTCGACGTTCGCGCTGGTGCCGCCGACACTGTGCTTCGGTACGGCACCCGACCAGTGCTTCTTCTTCCTCGTGCGGCCGACCGGCCCGCAGACGATCGACCTGGAGATCGGCTACATCTTCCATCCGAGCGCGCTCGACGATCCGCTCTTCGAGGAGAAGATCGCCCTGTCCGACGCCGGCGTGCAGGTGTTCGTCCGCCAGGACCAGGACGCCACCACCAAGGTGCAGAACGGTCTCAACTCGCGGTTCGCACCGCGGGGTCGTTACTCGTGGCAGGAAGAGAGCCACGTCCAGTTCAACCGCTGGCTCGTCCAGCGCTACCGCTCGGCCTGGCCGGGCGCAACGTCTTCGTCGCAGCTGAGCGACGCAGAGATGGCCTCCTCGTGA
- a CDS encoding cupin domain-containing protein has protein sequence MNLTDQYCHFFDETEFRETDRAGFRRRVITGEHLQLCFWRIAGGATGSFLHKHDDHEQLGIIVRGALDFRIGDDEPSDRVVLNEHEAYLAPRSIWHGDSVFIGDDEFDECWILDVFAPPRDDLREG, from the coding sequence ATGAATCTGACCGACCAGTACTGCCACTTCTTCGACGAAACCGAGTTTCGCGAGACCGACCGGGCGGGCTTCCGTCGACGCGTCATCACCGGCGAACACCTGCAGCTCTGCTTCTGGCGGATCGCCGGCGGCGCCACCGGTTCGTTCCTGCACAAGCACGACGACCACGAGCAGCTCGGCATCATCGTGCGCGGGGCGCTCGACTTCCGGATCGGCGACGACGAGCCGTCCGACCGGGTCGTGCTCAACGAACACGAGGCCTATCTCGCGCCCCGCTCGATCTGGCACGGTGACAGTGTGTTCATCGGCGACGACGAGTTCGACGAATGCTGGATTCTCGACGTGTTCGCGCCACCGCGCGACGACCTGAGGGAGGGCTGA
- a CDS encoding hydantoinase/oxoprolinase family protein gives MATTDWRLAVDIGGTFTDVVLLDAASGRIVVDKTLTTPSAPLDGVRTGVTQLLDKAGVRPHEITAPIVHATTLITNALIEGKLGRSGLVTTKGFGDTLLIRDEHRYDMYDLQIEFPAPPIPRDRTFELDERVSAEGEIIVDPTPEALAALTDELREADVDSVAICLLNSYVNRANERKVAEHLRAELGVPVCISAEISPQIREYPRMITTACNAATMPVIGPYLDELQKWLSSEGFGGSVLMMLSNGGVVSADDAAQAPIRLVESGPAAGALAGSWFANRLGEERLLCFDMGGTTAKACLIDHGEPELTNTFEVARAYRFKKGSGFPVSVPSVDLVEIGAGGGSLGRVDQFGLLKVGPESAGAEPGPASYARGGTEPAVTDTDVLLGLLDPDAFLGGDMQLDRSLAEAAVGRVADQLGLSMIDTAAGMHEIVNQNMAAAARMHSVEMGVDLRGVTVIAFGGAGPVHACGVADLLESDRVIFPVNASVLSAFGTLVSPVRIDLAQSLPRMIDTVDPAERDGLLDELRTEGRRVLSAAGVPDDAVRFRYGIDARYAGQGNEITIWVGEGESWPATPEQVTAAFEAEYRRIYGMTIPDVAVQAVTWRLSASADTNIVEPSNELAAAEGAPKPIGHRPMIFNRGVDAVDAPVYRRADLGAGATFEGPAVVEERETTSVIRPGWSVEVAADGSLIATRRTEESS, from the coding sequence ATGGCCACGACCGACTGGCGACTCGCCGTCGACATCGGCGGGACGTTCACCGATGTCGTCCTGCTCGACGCGGCCAGCGGCCGCATCGTCGTGGACAAGACGCTCACCACGCCGAGCGCCCCGCTCGACGGGGTCCGCACCGGCGTCACGCAGTTGCTCGACAAGGCGGGCGTCCGCCCCCACGAGATCACGGCGCCGATCGTCCACGCGACCACCCTGATCACCAACGCGTTGATCGAGGGCAAGCTCGGGCGCAGCGGCCTCGTCACCACGAAGGGGTTCGGCGACACGTTGCTCATCCGCGACGAGCATCGCTACGACATGTACGACCTCCAGATCGAGTTCCCGGCGCCGCCGATCCCGCGCGATCGCACGTTCGAACTCGACGAGCGGGTCAGCGCCGAGGGCGAGATCATCGTCGATCCGACGCCGGAGGCGCTCGCCGCCCTGACCGACGAGCTGCGCGAGGCCGACGTCGACTCGGTCGCGATCTGTCTCCTCAACAGCTATGTCAACCGCGCCAACGAGCGCAAGGTCGCCGAACACCTGCGTGCCGAACTCGGCGTGCCGGTGTGCATCTCCGCCGAGATCTCACCGCAGATCCGCGAGTACCCGCGCATGATCACCACCGCGTGCAACGCCGCCACGATGCCGGTCATCGGGCCGTACCTCGACGAATTGCAGAAGTGGCTGTCGTCCGAGGGCTTCGGCGGCTCGGTGCTGATGATGCTGTCGAACGGCGGCGTCGTGTCCGCCGACGACGCGGCGCAGGCCCCGATCCGTCTCGTCGAGTCGGGTCCGGCCGCCGGCGCCCTCGCGGGCAGTTGGTTCGCCAACCGTCTCGGTGAAGAACGCCTGCTCTGCTTCGACATGGGCGGCACCACCGCCAAGGCGTGTCTCATCGATCACGGCGAACCCGAACTCACCAACACCTTCGAGGTCGCCCGCGCCTATCGGTTCAAGAAGGGCTCCGGGTTCCCGGTGTCCGTCCCGTCGGTCGACCTGGTCGAGATCGGCGCCGGAGGCGGCAGCCTCGGCCGCGTCGACCAGTTCGGTCTCCTCAAGGTCGGCCCCGAGTCGGCCGGCGCCGAACCGGGTCCCGCCAGCTACGCACGCGGCGGCACCGAGCCGGCCGTCACCGACACCGACGTGCTGCTCGGCCTCCTCGATCCCGACGCGTTCCTCGGCGGCGACATGCAGCTCGACCGCTCGCTGGCGGAGGCCGCCGTCGGTCGCGTCGCCGACCAGCTCGGTCTGTCCATGATCGACACCGCCGCCGGCATGCACGAGATCGTCAACCAGAACATGGCGGCCGCCGCCCGCATGCACAGCGTGGAGATGGGCGTCGACCTCCGAGGCGTCACCGTGATCGCGTTCGGCGGTGCCGGCCCGGTACACGCGTGCGGTGTGGCCGACCTGCTCGAGTCCGACCGGGTGATCTTCCCGGTCAACGCCAGCGTCCTGTCGGCGTTCGGCACACTGGTCTCGCCGGTCCGCATCGACCTCGCACAGTCGCTGCCCCGCATGATCGACACGGTCGACCCCGCCGAGCGCGACGGACTCCTCGACGAGCTCCGCACCGAGGGCCGCCGCGTCCTGTCGGCCGCCGGTGTTCCCGACGATGCGGTCCGGTTCCGGTACGGCATCGACGCCCGGTACGCCGGGCAGGGCAACGAGATCACGATCTGGGTCGGCGAGGGCGAGTCGTGGCCGGCCACGCCCGAGCAGGTCACCGCCGCGTTCGAGGCGGAGTACCGGCGGATCTACGGCATGACGATCCCCGATGTCGCCGTTCAGGCGGTCACCTGGCGCCTGTCGGCCTCGGCCGACACCAACATCGTCGAGCCGTCCAACGAGCTCGCGGCCGCCGAGGGGGCGCCGAAGCCGATCGGCCATCGGCCGATGATCTTCAACCGCGGCGTCGATGCCGTCGACGCCCCCGTCTACCGCCGCGCCGATCTCGGTGCCGGCGCCACCTTCGAGGGCCCCGCGGTCGTCGAAGAACGCGAGACCACATCGGTCATCCGCCCCGGATGGTCGGTCGAGGTCGCTGCCGACGGCAGCCTGATCGCCACCCGCCGAACAGAGGAGTCGTCATGA
- a CDS encoding hydantoinase B/oxoprolinase family protein gives MTLAEPTQTRTFDAVELEILWQSLIATVNEQARALQRAAFSPIVREAGDLANAVFDRRGRMVAQAVTGTPGHINSLAIGAANMLEEYPLESLEPGDVLVTNDPYKTAGQLLDVTVLVPAWRNGKVIAFFGSTIHHTDVGGYGIGAGGRDCFEEGLWIPICKLMKRGERNEDVWKFVLSNVRQPDHMAGDLHAQLASGEVGAQRLSALCDTFGLDDIEGLADEIIDRSETATRDSIRQLPAGTYEASAILDLADGDRIDIVCAITVDPEAGEITVDYEGTSPASPWGINVVKNYTHAYTTFTVRSVLNPDIPNNHGSLGPIKVVAPEGTIVNAVLPQPGTARHVVGMFLPNALLKALAQVRPDDAMAEGSGAVWTMQVNGNHDDGSPFITAMFTYAGGVGARAGKPGLDACSYPTGVSAVPIEVVEASAPIRFHEKSLRRGSGGAGRQTGGLGQVVEFSVDTNKAWQLNAVTSRLAEAPQGVFGGEPGEAGSFQVNGEAVVTQARLNLKPTDVVRLELPGGGGYGAPAEGAD, from the coding sequence ATGACGCTCGCCGAACCGACGCAGACCCGCACGTTCGACGCGGTCGAACTCGAGATCCTGTGGCAGTCGCTGATCGCGACCGTCAACGAGCAGGCACGGGCGCTGCAGCGCGCCGCGTTCTCACCGATCGTGCGTGAGGCGGGCGACCTCGCGAACGCGGTGTTCGATCGTCGCGGCCGCATGGTCGCGCAGGCCGTCACCGGCACGCCCGGTCACATCAACTCCCTCGCGATCGGCGCCGCGAACATGCTCGAGGAGTACCCGCTCGAGTCGCTCGAGCCCGGCGACGTGCTCGTCACCAACGACCCGTACAAGACCGCGGGCCAGCTGCTCGACGTGACCGTGCTGGTGCCGGCCTGGCGCAACGGCAAGGTCATCGCGTTCTTCGGCTCGACGATCCACCACACCGACGTGGGTGGCTACGGCATCGGCGCCGGCGGTCGCGACTGCTTCGAAGAGGGTCTCTGGATCCCGATCTGCAAGCTGATGAAGCGCGGCGAGCGCAACGAGGACGTCTGGAAGTTCGTCCTGTCCAACGTCCGCCAGCCCGACCACATGGCCGGCGACCTGCACGCACAGCTCGCCTCGGGCGAGGTCGGAGCGCAGCGACTCTCCGCGCTGTGCGACACGTTCGGCCTCGACGACATCGAGGGCCTCGCCGACGAGATCATCGACCGCTCCGAGACCGCCACCCGCGACAGCATCCGTCAGCTCCCCGCCGGCACGTACGAGGCGTCGGCGATCCTCGACCTGGCCGACGGCGACCGGATCGACATCGTGTGTGCGATCACCGTCGACCCCGAGGCCGGCGAGATCACCGTCGACTACGAGGGCACCTCGCCCGCCAGCCCGTGGGGCATCAACGTGGTCAAGAACTACACCCACGCCTACACCACGTTCACGGTGCGGTCGGTGCTCAACCCCGACATCCCGAACAACCACGGCAGCCTCGGCCCGATCAAGGTCGTCGCCCCCGAGGGCACGATCGTCAACGCCGTGCTGCCGCAGCCGGGCACCGCTCGCCACGTGGTCGGCATGTTCCTCCCGAACGCCCTGCTCAAGGCGCTGGCTCAGGTGCGGCCCGACGACGCCATGGCCGAAGGGTCGGGCGCCGTCTGGACCATGCAGGTCAACGGCAACCACGACGACGGCTCGCCGTTCATCACGGCGATGTTCACCTACGCAGGCGGCGTCGGTGCCCGCGCCGGCAAACCCGGACTCGACGCGTGCTCGTACCCGACCGGCGTGTCGGCCGTGCCGATCGAGGTCGTCGAGGCCTCGGCGCCGATCCGGTTCCACGAGAAGTCGCTGCGACGCGGCTCGGGCGGTGCCGGTCGCCAGACCGGTGGGCTCGGCCAGGTCGTCGAGTTCTCCGTCGACACGAACAAGGCATGGCAGCTCAACGCCGTCACCAGCCGACTCGCCGAGGCGCCCCAGGGTGTGTTCGGTGGCGAGCCCGGCGAGGCCGGCAGTTTCCAGGTCAACGGCGAGGCGGTCGTCACCCAGGCTCGACTCAATCTGAAGCCGACCGACGTCGTCCGCCTGGAGCTGCCCGGTGGCGGCGGTTACGGGGCGCCTGCCGAGGGGGCCGACTGA
- a CDS encoding AMP-binding protein produces the protein MAAWPDAVTFAQCWADAVATRADATFLVFEAPDGTVTEWTYAEFDQVVARMATELASHDVGPGRAVHLALTNCPTFVAVWIATVRLGGWIVPSDPQGRTPEFADHIERTQPAVGFCARSRSDVYEPALGARPVFRIDETDARLAWLPKHPFTDWPTPGLRDRAAVMFTSGTTGRPKGVEIAQANYAFVGKTMAEAADLTADDRQFVVLPLFHANAQYYSFASAIRSGASVALMHTFSAGGFLPQAARHEVTCASLFAAPMRMILARGGPVDGLRLRHCWFAQNIAGDQYETLSTWLGCRPRQLYGMTETIAAVLTDEAAAPDPGSMGYVTAGCEVELHDEHGEQVPVGEVGEIVVRGDRGITLFDGYLDDEATTEASFRDGWFRTGDRATVDAAGRFSFDGRRSDVLKVAGENVSTVEVEAVVGAHPQVLEASVVGAPDPIRDEVPVAFVVPVDPSTPPTIDELRAWCVERLGKARVPTAFTILEELPRTSVGKIRKFMLQEEATR, from the coding sequence ATGGCCGCCTGGCCCGACGCCGTGACGTTCGCCCAGTGCTGGGCTGACGCGGTCGCGACGCGGGCCGACGCGACCTTCCTGGTGTTCGAGGCGCCCGACGGCACCGTCACCGAGTGGACCTACGCCGAGTTCGATCAGGTGGTCGCTCGGATGGCGACCGAGTTGGCGAGCCACGATGTCGGCCCCGGCCGGGCGGTGCATCTGGCGCTCACGAACTGTCCGACGTTCGTCGCCGTGTGGATCGCCACCGTGCGCCTGGGCGGGTGGATCGTCCCGAGTGACCCGCAGGGCCGCACGCCCGAGTTCGCCGATCACATCGAGCGGACGCAGCCGGCCGTCGGCTTCTGTGCTCGCAGCCGATCCGACGTGTACGAACCTGCGCTCGGTGCCCGTCCGGTGTTCCGCATCGACGAGACCGACGCACGGCTCGCGTGGTTGCCGAAACACCCCTTCACCGACTGGCCGACACCCGGCCTGCGCGACCGTGCGGCCGTGATGTTCACGAGCGGTACGACCGGGCGCCCGAAGGGCGTCGAGATCGCGCAGGCCAACTATGCGTTCGTCGGCAAGACGATGGCCGAGGCCGCCGATCTGACCGCCGACGATCGGCAGTTCGTCGTGCTCCCGCTGTTCCACGCCAACGCGCAGTACTACTCGTTCGCCTCGGCGATCCGGTCCGGCGCGTCGGTCGCCCTGATGCACACGTTCTCGGCCGGTGGGTTCCTGCCGCAGGCCGCTCGCCACGAGGTCACCTGCGCGAGCCTGTTCGCGGCACCGATGCGCATGATCCTCGCCCGCGGCGGCCCGGTCGACGGGCTGCGACTCCGACACTGTTGGTTCGCCCAGAACATCGCCGGCGATCAGTACGAGACGCTCAGCACCTGGCTCGGCTGCCGCCCGCGCCAGCTGTACGGCATGACCGAGACGATCGCGGCCGTGCTCACCGACGAGGCGGCCGCACCCGACCCGGGTTCGATGGGGTACGTCACCGCCGGCTGCGAGGTCGAACTCCACGACGAACACGGCGAGCAGGTCCCCGTCGGTGAGGTCGGCGAGATCGTCGTGCGCGGCGACCGTGGCATCACGCTGTTCGACGGCTACCTCGACGACGAGGCCACGACCGAGGCGAGTTTCCGCGACGGCTGGTTCCGCACCGGCGACCGTGCCACCGTCGACGCCGCCGGTCGGTTCTCCTTCGACGGCCGACGCTCCGATGTGTTGAAGGTGGCCGGCGAGAACGTGTCGACCGTGGAGGTCGAGGCCGTCGTCGGCGCCCACCCGCAGGTCCTCGAGGCATCGGTCGTCGGTGCTCCCGACCCGATTCGCGACGAGGTGCCCGTCGCGTTCGTCGTGCCGGTCGACCCGAGCACACCGCCGACCATCGACGAGCTGCGTGCGTGGTGCGTCGAACGTCTCGGCAAGGCGAGAGTTCCCACAGCGTTCACGATTCTCGAAGAGCTGCCGCGCACGAGCGTTGGCAAGATCAGGAAGTTCATGTTGCAGGAGGAAGCCACCCGATGA